CACCACACTGATGTCGTCCGGGACTCTCAAACCCCGTTCGGCCAGGGCCTCGTACACCCCCAGCGCCATCCGGTCCGAGCAGACGAAGACGGCCGTCGGCGGCTCGGGCAGGTCGAGCAGTTCCCGCATGCGGCGGTGGGCCAGGCTCTCGTCGAAGCCGGCGTGCCGGACGTACTCGGCGCGGTGCCGGACCCCGGCCGACGCGAGCGCCGAGCGGTAACCGGCGACCCGCGCGCTGCTGCACATCGTGCGCCGGTGCCCGGCGATGACGGCGATGCGCTCGTGCCCCAGGGACAGCAGATGCTCGGTGGCCGTCAGACCGCCCTGCCAGTTCGCCGCGCCCACCGACGCCACGCCCTCCGGCGGTTCCTGGACCGGGTCGATCATCACGAACGGGATGCGGTGCTGCTCCAGCCAGGCGTACTGGGAATCGCTCAGCTCGGCCAGGTTGAACAGGACCCCGGAGGAACCCCGGGCGACCAGCTTGTCCAGCCAGCCCCGCTCCGGGCGGCCGGCCCGGGTGCGGGTCAGGGCCGCCGACACCACGACCTCCAGTCCCGCGTCGTGCGCCGCCTCCTCCACCCCGTGCAGCACCGCGCCCGACCAGGAGCTCTCCAGCGAGTGCACGACCAGGTCGACCAGCCGGGGTGCCTTCGTCGCGTCGAACCGGGGTCTGCGCACATAGCCGAGCCGGTCGAGCGCCTCGGTGACGCGGCGGCGGGTCTCGGGTGCCACGTCCTCCCGGCCGTTGACCACCTTCGAGGCCGTCGGCACCGACACCCCCGCCTCGCGGGCCACGACCGCCAGCGTCGGACCGGCCGCCATGCTCGCACTCGCCGTACGGACCATCGGGAACCCCACCTCTCCGGCCCGCCCGAGGGCCGTGGAAAGTTTCGACCAGCGCTGCTCGCCGTGGGCCGGAGTCCGACCCGACAGAAAGCGCTTCCTACTGTAGGTGCGGCGCAGGACGGCGGGAAGACAAGTGAATTCACGGGTTCTCGCCGGTCAAAACTTTCGAAACCCCGAACAAGACCCTCAGTCGGGTGTGCAGGTCAGCCGGAACCCCCTGAAGTCCGCCGTGAACGCCGCGTCGACGAGGTCCCGGGCGTGGACGCCCGCCATCGCACCGGTGAAGCGCAGCCGGGAACCGTGGTCGTCGGACAGCCGGCTGAAGTCCAGGGCCGGGCCGATCGCCGTGCGGGCCCCGTCCCGTACGTGCCAGAAGCGTGCCTCGGCTCCCTCGATCGTCACGCCCAGCGTCGCGGCCGCCCCTACCGGCACCTCCACGACGGCCACCTGCCGGGTGCCGGCCTCGTCGCGCTCCACCAGGCTGAGCACCGTACGGCCCCCCGCACCTGGCATGCCCCGCCACTGCTGTCCGCGCTGCGGCTCACCCTCGGGCTCCGCCCAAGTCAGGTCCAGGCTGAGATACGCCTCGGGGTTGTACCAGAGCACCAGCCCGGCGGCCTGTGTGAAGGTGACCGGCCGCGCCTCGACGGTGACCTCGGCCTCCGCGCGATGCTCGGTGATGCGCTGGGCCAGCAGGCTGCTCGCCCAGCGGGACTCCGGGCCGTGCCGGCCGCGCAGCCGGATCCAGCCGGGCCGGGCCGTCGTGTCGGCCCAGGACGGGTCCGGCGGCTCGCGCAGGGTGCTCCACGGCCAGGACAGGTCCTCGGGCGGGGCGGCGGGAGGCAGCGGGTGCGGACGTGTCGGTACGTCGACGTCCACCGCCGGGTGCCAGCCGCCCTGCCGCAGCCGGGGCCAGCCCTCCGCGTCCCAGGTCACCGCCTGGATCGCGGTCTCCCGGCCGAGCGGGCAGCGGCGGCCCCGCGGCGTGTGCAGCGGACGGGCCGTCAGATGGCCGATCAGCCACTGCCCGTCCGGCGTCTCGACCAGCTCGCCGTGCCCGGCCTTCTGCAACGGCACGTCCGGGTCGTCCCGGGTGGTCAGCAAGGGCCGTTCGTCGAGTGCGTACGGCCCGGTCAGCTCCCGGCTGCGGGCCACCCGCACCCCGTGCTCCCAGCCTGTGCCGCCCTCCGCGAGGACGAGGTAGTACCAGCCGTCGCGCCGCAGCAGCTTCGGCCCCTCGATGAGCCGGTCGTGCTGGAGCAGCAGACGCGTCGGCCCGACGGGGGCGAGCGTGTCCCGGTCCAGCTCCGTGACGACGATCCCGGCGAACCGCTGACCGCCCGGCCGGTGGTCGTTCTGGAGGTTCAGCAGCCACAGCCGGCCGTCCTCGTGGAACAGGGCCGGGTCGAAGCCGTGGCTCGCGACCCGGCGCGGGGCGCTCCACTCGCCGCTCACGTCGGCGGCTGTCGAGACGTACGTGTCCAGGTCGAAGTACGGCGTGCCGACCGAGCGGACGACGGTGTACGTCACCCAGAACCGTTCCCCGTCCCAGCTCAGCGACGGCGCCCAGACGCCCCCGGAGTCGGGCACCCCGGCCAGCGAGTCACCGGGGGCCGCGCCCCGGACGTGCCCCGCGTACTCCCAGTGGGCCAGGTCGCGGGAGCGGTGCACCGGGATCGTCGGGAACCACTCGAAGGAGCTGGTCGCCACGTAGTACCAGTCGCCGACCCGGACCAGGGAGGGGTCGGGGGCGAAGCCGCGGAGGACGGGGTTGTGCAGGACGGTCACGTGAGGGCTCCGGGAGGGGAGGGCACCCGGGGACCGCGGGGAGTCAGGGTCACCTGCGGCCCCCGGGAGTCAGGGAAAGGCGAAGGAGATCACTTGAGGGCGCCGCTCACTTGAGGACGCCGCTCACTTGAGGGCGCCGAGCGTCACGCCCGACCGCCAGTAGCGGCGCATCGCGACCATCATGATCGCCATCGGCACGATGGACAGCAGCGCGCCGGTCAGGACGAGGCCCGTCAGGTCGATGCCGGACTCAAGGCGGGTGCCGGTCCAGTTGTACAGGCCCAGGTTGAGTGTCCAGTTCTCCTTGCCGCGCAGCACGGTCAGCGGGAGGAAGAAGGCGTTCCAGGTGTTGACGAAGGCCAGCAGGAACACCGTCGCGCCGCCCGTCGTCATCATCCGCAGCACGATGCTGAAGAAGATCCGCAGCTCGCCGGCACCGTCGATCCGGGCCGCCTCCAGCAGCTCGTAGGGGACCGTGGCCTCGGTGTACACCTTGGCCAGATACACGCTGAACGGGTTGATCAGGCAGGGGATCAGCATCGCCCACGGGGTGTCCACCATGCCGAGCGCCGAGAACAGCAGATACAGCGGGAGCGTGAGCAGCGCGATCGGGATCAGGAACGAGCCCACGACACACGCGAAGATCACGTTGCGGCCGGGGAAGTCGAACCGGGCGAGGCCGTAACCGGTCGCCAGCGCGATCAGTGTGCCGCCGAGCGAGCCGACCCCGGCGTACAGGAACGAGTTGGCCGTCCACCGCAGGAAGATGCCGTCCTGGTAGGTGAAGACCTGTTGCAGGTTGTCCCAGAGATGCCAGCCGGAGAACCACAGGCCGTTGCTCTGGTACAGCGCCGTGCGGTCCTTGGTCGCGGCGACGATCAGCCACCACACCGGGAACAGGCTGTAGACGCTGGCCAGGATCAGCCCGACCAGCAGGAACCGCTGACCACCCCGCCCGCGGGAGGCCGCGTCCGGGCGGGTCAGGCGCCGGACGCTGCGGACGGGGGGCCGCTCGGTGGGGTGCTCGGTCAGCACCATCAGTCGGCCTCCTTCGAGGTGAGCCGGTAGAAGAGGAAGGAGGCGACGCCCAGGATCAGGGCGAGGAGCACGGACAGGGCGGCCGCGTAGTTGTAGTTGCCCGCGTTGAACGCCTGGTTGTAGATGATCATGATCGGGGTGAAGCTGTCGCTGACCGTCTGCGGGGTGATGTTCCGGAACAGTGCCGGCTCGTTGAAGATCTGGAGCATCTGGATGATCGACAGCAGACCCGTCAGGACCAGCGCCCCGCGCACGTACGGAATCTTGATGCTGCGCGCGATCCGCAGCTCGGAGGCGCCGTCGAGCCGCGCCGCCTCGAACAGGTCGCGGGGCACGCCCTGGAGCGCCGAGTAGATGATCACCATGTTGTAGCCGATGCCGTGCCAGGTCAGCAGGTTGCCGATGGACGGCCACACCATCGACGGCGCGAAGAAGTTCCAGTCGAACCCGAGGGCCTTGCCGATCGGGGTGAGCGGGCCGACGTCCGGGCTGTAGAGGTTGACCCACACGATCGCCGCGACCACGCCCGGGATCATGTACGGCACCAGCAGCAGGATCCGGAACCGGCTCGCCACCCTGGAGGTGAGCGCGTCCAGGAACAGCGCCAGCAGCAGGCTGATCAGCAGCATGAACGGGATCTGCACACAGGCGAAGAGCACCACGCGCAGGATGGAGTTCATGAACGCCGAGTCCGTCAGCCCCTGGCCGTAGTTGTCGAGCCCGACGAACTCCGTCGTGGCGCCGCCGAGGCCGAGCCCGGACTGCTTCTCCGTGAACAGCGACTCGTAGACGGCGTAGCCGATCGGGAGCAGATACAGGAAGACGAAGCCGAGCTGGAAGGGCACCGTGAACGCGGCACCCTTCCAGCGCAGGGAGCGAATCATCGAATGCCTCAGCCCTTGACGCTGATACCGCGGGACTTCAGGTCCTTGACCGTCCACTCCTGCATGTGCGCGAGCAGGTCGGTGACCTTCTGCTCCTTGTTGACGACCTTGGCCCAGCCCGCCTGGAGCTCGGTGAACATCGCGGTCCAGTTGGGCCCGAAGGTCCAGTCGGTGGTGACGGTGCCCAGGCTGTCCGTCACGACCTTCTGCGCCGGCTCGTAGTTCTCGCCGAGCAGCTTCTGCGAGATCGACTCACCGACGTAGGTCTCGCTGTCGGCCAGCGCCGGCATCACGCCGTTGCCCGTCTCCGGGCTCGCCATCGTCTTGACCGCGTCCTGGTTCGTCGACATCCACAGCGCGGCCTGCGCTGCCTGCTCCTGGTTCTCGCACTGCTCGGTCACCAGGGTCACGCTGCCGGTCAGGTTGGTACCGGCCGGCGTCTTGGGCGCCTCGCCCTTGTACGTCGGCCACGGGGCCAGGGCCCAGTCACCGAAGGACTTGGTGAAGTTCTGCACCATGCCGGCCATCTGCCAGGTGGAGATCTGCCGGGTCGCGGTGGCGCCGGTGTCGTAGCTGCGCTGCACGGCCGCGTAGTCGGCGAAGGACAGCTTGGCGTTCAGGTCGTTGTCGATGATCTCCTGGATCACCTTCGCGGCCTTGAGGGTGCCCTCGTCCTGGAAGTTCACCTTCCAGGCATCGCCGTCGATCGCGTACCAGTGCGCCCCGGCCTGCATGGCGAGCACCTCCAGGGTGCTCGGGTCCTCACCGGCGTAGTTCGTGATCTTGATGTCGTGCTTCTTCAGCTCCTTGCCCGCGGCGATGAAGTCGTCCCAGGTGGCCGGGGGCTTCAGGCCGTACTTCTGGAAAATGTCCGTGCGGTAGATCGTGAACTGGGGCGCCGAGCTGGTCGGCACGCCATAGAGCTTGCCCTGCACCTGCGCGCTCGCCCAGGCGCCGGTGTTGAACTTGTCCTTCTCGCCCTCGACGTAACTCGTGATGTCGGCGAGCGCCCCCTGCGAGACCCAGCTGGTCACGTACTCGGCGGTGTTCTGCACCAGGCAGGGTGCGTTGCCGGCCTTCACCGCGTTGGTCAGCTGCTTCTGCATGGTCAGCTGGTCGGTGACCTTGGTGTACTTCAGCTGGATGTCCTTGTGAGAGGCGTTGAACGCCTTGACGACCGCCTCCTGGCCGTTGGCCCAGCCCCAGAAGGGGAGGGTGACCGGGCCGGACTTCGACGCGGCGTCGTCACCCGAGCCGGATCCGCCGCAGGCGGAGAGGAGACCTGTCAGCGCGATACCCGCGACAGCGGCGGAGGCGAACCTTCTCCGGGGGCTGGTGAAGTTCATCTGACCGTGATCCTTCGGAATAGGGCGTTCTCAGAACGAGAGGACGGCAGCGGCTCGGTGGTGCTGGCCAGGAACGGCGGCCGGAAACCGTCGGCTCGCGGTTGCGGGGGGTTCGGCCAAGCGTAAGCAGAAGCTGTAGTAAGCGGTTGCAGGGACCGTAGGCGGGTAGCTCGACTCTTAGCAAGAGGTGCGCGGCAATTTGTTACGGCGGATTGTCCGCAGGGTTATCCCCGGACGGGTGGCATCCGCTCCCGCCGGGCCTCATATATTCGCAGGTCAGTGCGATGCCGGACGCGTCGACGCGAGGCCTCGGCGGCCACGTTGACGAAACCTCGAACGGGCTGCAAGGACCTCGGAAAACGGTTACGTAACGACCTCTACGCGTTGTCCGTGCTATCCGTTCTGACCCGGCGGCCGCACCGAGTTGCGCACCACGACATGCGTGCCCAGCACCAGGTGGTCACCGTCGGCACTCTTGCGACGCCCCGCGCCGCCCTCGCGCCGGTCGGCCACCGCGCGCAGCGCGACGCGGCCCATCTCCTCGTACGGCACGTGCACGGTGGTCAGTTGGGGGGTGAGCTGGGACGCGAGCGGGATGTCGTCGTAGCCGACGATCGAGACGTCCTCGGGCACCCGCAAGCCCGCCGCGCGCAGGGCCTGCATGGCGCCCGCCGCGACCACGTCCGTCCCCGCGAGCACGGCGGTGAAGCCCGGCGTGTCGTGCAGAGCCGCCTCGACGGCCTCGTAGCCGTGCTCGTAGTCGTACGGGCCGTGCCGGACCATGCCCGGGTCGAACGGCACGCCGTACGCCTCGAAGGCTCGCTGCGCTCCCCTCAACCGGCCCTGCGCGGTGGTCAGTTCGGCATGGCCCGGCAGGACCAGGACGCGCCGGTGACCGGCCGACATCAGGTGGCTGGCCATCGCGTAGGCGCCGCCCTCGTTGTCGTAGTCGACGGTCGTCGCCGGGACGTCGCCCTCCAGCGGAGGCCGGCCCACCAGGACCAGGTGCGAGCCGGCCGCGTCCAGGGAACGGGCGAAGCGGGCCATGCGCAGCTGGTACTCGTCGTAGTCGTAGGCCCCGCCGAGCAGGATCACGGCGGCCACGCCCTGCTGGCGCATCAGGTTCACCAGCGCCAGCTCCCGCTCCGGGTCGTCGCCGGTCGTGCCGACCAGGGAGAGCCAGCCGCGCAGGGTGGCGGCGCCCTCGACGCCCTTGGCGACATGCGCGAACGCGGCGCCGGTGATGTTGTTGATCAGGATCGCCACCGTCGGGGTGCCGCCGCCGGCGAGCGAACGGGCGTGGGCGTTGGTGACGTAGTCCAGGTCCCGGACCACCTTCATCACCCGGCGGCGCAGCTCCTCCGACACCGGGTAGTTGCCGGACAGCACCCGCGAGACGCTGGCCACGGAGACACCGGCCCGCTGCGCGACGTCGCGAATGGTCGCCCGTCCGGCGTCGCTCGCCGCCTTGCGCTGACTCACCCTTGCGGCTCCTTCACCGTCGTGGCTCGATCCGGCACCGGGGCTGTGCCCCACCCGTGCGGAAACCGTATCCCATGGTTACTCCGGGCTGGAGGGCTTGTGGACGGCGGGCTGAGGGGCGGCCTGCCGGGCGGAAGGGGGGGGGAGGCAGAGCAGGGCTTGGGTGTGATGCTTTCCTTGGGCGATCTTCTTGTCGTAGTTGGCGCTCGACGCTGGGTCGCCCAAGGCTGCGAACGCGGACAGGAAGAAGGCCCGACCGTGCTGCCCGACCCGGCCCGGATCAGCGGCCTGGGCCACCGGCAGCGTCGGATCGGTGTCCCACACGCTGATCTCCACGGCGCCGTCGCTGATCTCCAGGTCCAGCAGACACGGGCCGGGCGCGTATTTGTGCGCGTTGGTCACCAGCTCGCTGACCACCAGCTGCACCATGCCCATCGCCCGGTCCGACACCGGAATTCCGTGCACGGCCTGCACCTCGGTCAAAAAGCCGCGGGCAGCATGCCGGGCCTCGGCCACCGGCTCGCCGCCGGCGAAGGCCAGCGCCGACAGAATCGGGCGGCTGGCCAGTGGCCGATCTTCGTTTTCGGGCACCACTGGAACCACACCGCCACCCTCGTCCTGAGCAACACGGTAAGGCCCCCCCGAAACCACACCGCACACCACAGTCAGACGGGCCCCCTCACTTCGGGCAGACTTACACCAATTAGCCCTCTGGCCTGCGCATTCAGGCCGGACCTTGCTTGTCGTCTGACCCCCGGCCGAACTTGGCCGTTGTCGACAGTCTTCGCGATAGGCAGGATGGCGGGCACGGCCGTGTCACCGGCAACGCGTCAGCTTTGCGACGCCACCTTTCCGGACAACGACGCTGCGAGTGCCCTGTGACTCGCAGCTCGGGGCAGCCGACCGGTGGGCCTGGTTGGTGATCGCCGGCTTACGGCGCGGATGGCAGTTGCTGCGGTCGCGGGCCTACTCGATCGGGGGGTGCGCGGGCATCCGTGGGCGGGCTGGTCGTTCTCCGCAGGGTGGGGCAGCCGGGAGAAGCTGAACGTCACTCCTCTGGTGGAAGACAGCCGCCGCGCGCGGTGAACACAGACTCCAGCGCTGTCCTGCACCTTGGATACGGCCACCCCGTCGTGTCCGTGCCGGACGGCCTGAGCGTGCTGCTGCATGCGTGGGCGTGATCGCTGCCGGCCGTGCGCACGGCGAGTGACCACATGCCGGTGGTGGCCGGGGCGGTGATCTGATCGCCGCGGGGTCGGCAAGGCC
This region of Streptomyces caelestis genomic DNA includes:
- a CDS encoding carbohydrate ABC transporter permease is translated as MVLTEHPTERPPVRSVRRLTRPDAASRGRGGQRFLLVGLILASVYSLFPVWWLIVAATKDRTALYQSNGLWFSGWHLWDNLQQVFTYQDGIFLRWTANSFLYAGVGSLGGTLIALATGYGLARFDFPGRNVIFACVVGSFLIPIALLTLPLYLLFSALGMVDTPWAMLIPCLINPFSVYLAKVYTEATVPYELLEAARIDGAGELRIFFSIVLRMMTTGGATVFLLAFVNTWNAFFLPLTVLRGKENWTLNLGLYNWTGTRLESGIDLTGLVLTGALLSIVPMAIMMVAMRRYWRSGVTLGALK
- a CDS encoding ATP-binding protein, whose protein sequence is MPENEDRPLASRPILSALAFAGGEPVAEARHAARGFLTEVQAVHGIPVSDRAMGMVQLVVSELVTNAHKYAPGPCLLDLEISDGAVEISVWDTDPTLPVAQAADPGRVGQHGRAFFLSAFAALGDPASSANYDKKIAQGKHHTQALLCLPPPSARQAAPQPAVHKPSSPE
- a CDS encoding glycoside hydrolase family 43 protein — protein: MTVLHNPVLRGFAPDPSLVRVGDWYYVATSSFEWFPTIPVHRSRDLAHWEYAGHVRGAAPGDSLAGVPDSGGVWAPSLSWDGERFWVTYTVVRSVGTPYFDLDTYVSTAADVSGEWSAPRRVASHGFDPALFHEDGRLWLLNLQNDHRPGGQRFAGIVVTELDRDTLAPVGPTRLLLQHDRLIEGPKLLRRDGWYYLVLAEGGTGWEHGVRVARSRELTGPYALDERPLLTTRDDPDVPLQKAGHGELVETPDGQWLIGHLTARPLHTPRGRRCPLGRETAIQAVTWDAEGWPRLRQGGWHPAVDVDVPTRPHPLPPAAPPEDLSWPWSTLREPPDPSWADTTARPGWIRLRGRHGPESRWASSLLAQRITEHRAEAEVTVEARPVTFTQAAGLVLWYNPEAYLSLDLTWAEPEGEPQRGQQWRGMPGAGGRTVLSLVERDEAGTRQVAVVEVPVGAAATLGVTIEGAEARFWHVRDGARTAIGPALDFSRLSDDHGSRLRFTGAMAGVHARDLVDAAFTADFRGFRLTCTPD
- a CDS encoding ABC transporter substrate-binding protein: MNFTSPRRRFASAAVAGIALTGLLSACGGSGSGDDAASKSGPVTLPFWGWANGQEAVVKAFNASHKDIQLKYTKVTDQLTMQKQLTNAVKAGNAPCLVQNTAEYVTSWVSQGALADITSYVEGEKDKFNTGAWASAQVQGKLYGVPTSSAPQFTIYRTDIFQKYGLKPPATWDDFIAAGKELKKHDIKITNYAGEDPSTLEVLAMQAGAHWYAIDGDAWKVNFQDEGTLKAAKVIQEIIDNDLNAKLSFADYAAVQRSYDTGATATRQISTWQMAGMVQNFTKSFGDWALAPWPTYKGEAPKTPAGTNLTGSVTLVTEQCENQEQAAQAALWMSTNQDAVKTMASPETGNGVMPALADSETYVGESISQKLLGENYEPAQKVVTDSLGTVTTDWTFGPNWTAMFTELQAGWAKVVNKEQKVTDLLAHMQEWTVKDLKSRGISVKG
- a CDS encoding LacI family DNA-binding transcriptional regulator, with the translated sequence MSQRKAASDAGRATIRDVAQRAGVSVASVSRVLSGNYPVSEELRRRVMKVVRDLDYVTNAHARSLAGGGTPTVAILINNITGAAFAHVAKGVEGAATLRGWLSLVGTTGDDPERELALVNLMRQQGVAAVILLGGAYDYDEYQLRMARFARSLDAAGSHLVLVGRPPLEGDVPATTVDYDNEGGAYAMASHLMSAGHRRVLVLPGHAELTTAQGRLRGAQRAFEAYGVPFDPGMVRHGPYDYEHGYEAVEAALHDTPGFTAVLAGTDVVAAGAMQALRAAGLRVPEDVSIVGYDDIPLASQLTPQLTTVHVPYEEMGRVALRAVADRREGGAGRRKSADGDHLVLGTHVVVRNSVRPPGQNG
- a CDS encoding LacI family DNA-binding transcriptional regulator; amino-acid sequence: MVRTASASMAAGPTLAVVAREAGVSVPTASKVVNGREDVAPETRRRVTEALDRLGYVRRPRFDATKAPRLVDLVVHSLESSWSGAVLHGVEEAAHDAGLEVVVSAALTRTRAGRPERGWLDKLVARGSSGVLFNLAELSDSQYAWLEQHRIPFVMIDPVQEPPEGVASVGAANWQGGLTATEHLLSLGHERIAVIAGHRRTMCSSARVAGYRSALASAGVRHRAEYVRHAGFDESLAHRRMRELLDLPEPPTAVFVCSDRMALGVYEALAERGLRVPDDISVVGFDDLPEARWASPALTTVRQPLSEMAATALRSLLRLMDGHHPESTRTELSTRLVERASTAAPRV
- a CDS encoding carbohydrate ABC transporter permease, with protein sequence MIRSLRWKGAAFTVPFQLGFVFLYLLPIGYAVYESLFTEKQSGLGLGGATTEFVGLDNYGQGLTDSAFMNSILRVVLFACVQIPFMLLISLLLALFLDALTSRVASRFRILLLVPYMIPGVVAAIVWVNLYSPDVGPLTPIGKALGFDWNFFAPSMVWPSIGNLLTWHGIGYNMVIIYSALQGVPRDLFEAARLDGASELRIARSIKIPYVRGALVLTGLLSIIQMLQIFNEPALFRNITPQTVSDSFTPIMIIYNQAFNAGNYNYAAALSVLLALILGVASFLFYRLTSKEAD